Proteins encoded in a region of the Acidimicrobiia bacterium genome:
- a CDS encoding PQQ-dependent sugar dehydrogenase — MRRRLLVFSALLSLVVVATGCHIKKPPPPPPPPPVFGVNLKLTPVGGFGAITMAVRAGDAGLYLATREGRIYRVLSPSGAQLVLDISPLVNTGGECGLLGMDFSPDDTKLYVHYSQADGTCSTRVVEYAFDGTTFLADADSARPVLTHAQPQTNHKGGSLLFGPDGMLYLSLGDGGGANDQGAGHPPGGNAQSLDTQLGKILRIDPTDPDGGGPQTYTSPPDNPFYEGSGINETDSIWSYGLRNPFRMSFDRQTGDLWVGDVGQGQREEVDWAPAPGAPPSPPGGFGRNFGWNRFEGNVPGPNSSPLGGTSPHTPPVHAFDRSQGDRAVTGGYVYRGSAIPELNGVYIFADFYNFAIRGLLINGSGNILKGAKIGIGVENTASFGEDNNGEIYVLSLSTGVFRIDRA, encoded by the coding sequence ATGCGCCGTCGGCTCCTCGTGTTCTCGGCGCTCCTCTCGCTGGTCGTCGTTGCTACGGGCTGTCACATCAAGAAGCCGCCGCCCCCGCCCCCACCCCCGCCGGTGTTCGGCGTGAACCTCAAGCTCACGCCTGTCGGCGGGTTCGGCGCCATCACGATGGCTGTGCGCGCCGGCGACGCCGGTCTGTACCTCGCCACCAGGGAAGGCCGCATCTACCGCGTGCTGAGCCCGAGCGGCGCGCAGCTCGTGTTGGACATCAGCCCTCTCGTGAATACGGGCGGCGAGTGCGGCCTGCTCGGCATGGACTTCTCGCCCGACGACACCAAGCTCTATGTGCACTACTCACAGGCCGACGGCACGTGCTCCACGAGAGTCGTGGAGTATGCGTTCGACGGCACGACGTTCCTCGCGGACGCGGACTCGGCCCGACCCGTGCTGACACACGCGCAGCCGCAGACCAACCACAAGGGTGGGAGCCTCCTGTTCGGCCCGGACGGGATGCTGTACCTCTCGCTCGGTGACGGTGGCGGCGCCAACGATCAGGGCGCAGGCCACCCCCCGGGGGGGAACGCGCAGTCGCTCGACACCCAGCTCGGCAAGATCCTGCGCATCGACCCGACCGATCCCGACGGCGGCGGCCCGCAGACGTACACGAGCCCACCCGACAACCCCTTCTACGAAGGCAGCGGTATCAACGAGACGGACTCGATCTGGTCGTACGGACTGCGCAACCCGTTCCGCATGTCGTTCGATCGCCAGACGGGGGACCTGTGGGTCGGTGACGTGGGCCAAGGCCAGCGCGAGGAGGTCGACTGGGCACCGGCGCCGGGTGCGCCGCCGTCACCGCCCGGTGGCTTCGGCAGGAACTTCGGGTGGAACCGGTTCGAGGGCAACGTCCCCGGGCCCAATAGCTCTCCCTTGGGCGGGACGTCACCCCACACTCCCCCGGTGCACGCGTTCGATCGGAGCCAGGGCGACCGTGCCGTCACCGGCGGCTACGTGTACCGAGGATCCGCGATCCCCGAGTTGAATGGCGTTTACATCTTCGCCGACTTCTACAACTTCGCGATCCGCGGGCTGCTGATCAACGGCAGCGGCAACATCCTCAAGGGCGCCAAGATCGGGATCGGCGTCGAGAACACCGCCTCCTTCGGTGAGGACAACAACGGCGAGATCTACGTGCTGTCGCTGTCCACGGGTGTGTTCCGGATCGA
- a CDS encoding PQQ-dependent sugar dehydrogenase: MRARAAATTLITTLVVTIGLPTCGGAQSLRGTVELVHIADVDTPTAFAVRFGDDALYVAEQDGRVVAVDDSGDVSTVLDLTDRTSADDEQGLLGLVFSPGGERLYVHFTNNAGDTRVEEYAVDDEGPVVSSRRRILAVRQPQANHNGGQLAFGPDGMLYLGLGDGGGSGDEDSGHAREGNAQSVRTLLGKILRIDPTPNGDSPYTIPDDNPFADGGGRPEIWSYGLRNPWRFSFDRAGGDLWIGDVGQDEWEEINVSPAAQGAGDGWNFGWNVFEAEERYRDGDTNGPALPPLLSLSRDDGNCSVIGGFVYRGTTIPDLVGAYVYADYCNGRLRYVRESNTEVEEKGSLGVSLDEVSSFGEDNDGELYVLSQSSGLYRIDPA; encoded by the coding sequence GTGAGGGCGCGCGCGGCCGCGACAACGCTGATCACCACGCTCGTCGTCACCATCGGTCTGCCGACGTGTGGTGGCGCGCAGTCGCTGCGCGGCACCGTCGAGCTGGTGCACATCGCCGACGTCGACACGCCGACCGCGTTCGCCGTTCGCTTCGGCGACGACGCGCTCTACGTGGCTGAACAGGACGGGCGCGTCGTGGCCGTAGACGATTCCGGTGACGTCTCGACCGTGCTCGATCTCACCGACCGGACCAGCGCTGATGATGAGCAAGGTCTCCTCGGTCTCGTGTTCTCCCCTGGCGGCGAACGGCTCTACGTGCACTTCACGAACAACGCGGGCGACACACGCGTCGAGGAGTACGCGGTCGACGACGAGGGCCCCGTGGTCTCCAGTCGCCGGAGGATCCTCGCGGTGCGCCAACCGCAGGCGAACCACAACGGCGGTCAGCTCGCGTTCGGACCCGACGGCATGCTCTACCTCGGCCTGGGTGACGGCGGTGGTAGCGGCGACGAGGATTCCGGGCACGCGCGCGAGGGCAACGCGCAGTCGGTGCGCACGCTGTTGGGCAAGATCCTGCGCATCGACCCCACCCCGAACGGCGACTCCCCCTACACGATCCCCGACGACAACCCGTTCGCCGATGGTGGCGGGCGTCCGGAGATCTGGTCGTACGGACTGCGGAACCCGTGGCGGTTCTCCTTCGACCGCGCCGGCGGCGATCTCTGGATCGGTGACGTCGGCCAGGACGAGTGGGAGGAGATCAACGTCTCGCCCGCTGCCCAAGGGGCGGGGGACGGTTGGAACTTCGGATGGAACGTCTTCGAAGCTGAGGAGCGGTATCGGGACGGCGACACCAATGGGCCCGCGCTCCCACCGCTGCTCTCGCTCTCCCGCGACGACGGCAACTGCTCCGTGATCGGCGGGTTCGTTTATCGAGGGACCACCATCCCCGACCTGGTCGGTGCTTACGTGTACGCCGACTACTGCAACGGACGCCTCCGCTACGTGCGCGAATCAAACACCGAAGTGGAGGAGAAGGGATCACTGGGCGTCAGCCTCGACGAGGTCTCGTCGTTCGGCGAGGACAACGACGGCGAGCTCTACGTGCTCTCCCAATCGAGCGGCTTGTACCGGATCGACCCCGCTTGA